A window from Chitinophagales bacterium encodes these proteins:
- a CDS encoding PKD domain-containing protein has translation MANENAPIARTSLDSIIVYTLFTFMLVFLGIFAFRAFTGEDCTKVGFVVASDSFRAGEVVSLRDTTFGAKEWEWNFGDSSAVSKIKAPVHVYEKEGKYNIQLTVNGQCEKLLTVSILPKKVVPLTHEALQLPIIKIPKFIFSGEPTVFIADSTNGSTFEWNFGETDRTDASGKQVQYTFASTGQKNITLYVNGKANVVTLPIKVIKRSNGKQPTPAEVVAQQQAAAAQQPTEVAKEEVKITAKKAPLISDDGFADLLHKVIKGKAQLSDVMEYSCGKGNIPVTVNNADRLTLVEFIKRLKENNKTSIKKVRLRTNANNCIIELEVETKKKLL, from the coding sequence ATGGCTAACGAAAACGCTCCTATTGCGCGCACCTCTTTAGATTCAATTATAGTTTACACGCTTTTTACTTTTATGCTTGTTTTCTTAGGTATATTTGCTTTTAGAGCATTTACCGGAGAAGATTGCACTAAGGTTGGCTTTGTGGTTGCCAGCGATTCTTTTAGAGCCGGTGAGGTGGTAAGTCTTCGCGACACCACATTTGGAGCAAAAGAATGGGAATGGAATTTTGGCGATAGTTCTGCAGTTTCTAAAATTAAAGCTCCGGTACACGTTTATGAAAAAGAAGGAAAATACAATATTCAACTTACCGTAAACGGGCAATGCGAAAAATTGCTGACTGTTTCTATTTTGCCTAAGAAAGTAGTTCCCCTAACGCATGAAGCACTACAATTACCTATAATTAAAATACCTAAGTTTATTTTTAGCGGAGAGCCTACTGTTTTTATTGCAGACTCTACTAATGGCTCCACTTTTGAATGGAACTTTGGAGAAACCGACCGTACTGATGCTTCCGGAAAACAAGTGCAATACACCTTTGCAAGTACCGGACAAAAAAATATAACCCTATATGTAAACGGGAAAGCAAACGTGGTAACACTACCAATAAAAGTAATAAAACGCAGTAACGGCAAGCAGCCAACTCCGGCAGAAGTTGTAGCTCAACAGCAAGCTGCTGCTGCTCAACAACCTACAGAAGTAGCCAAAGAAGAAGTTAAAATTACGGCAAAAAAAGCTCCGCTTATTAGCGATGATGGTTTTGCCGATTTATTGCATAAAGTAATAAAAGGAAAAGCCCAACTGAGCGATGTAATGGAATACTCTTGCGGCAAAGGCAATATTCCGGTTACCGTAAACAATGCAGATAGACTTACCTTGGTAGAATTTATTAAAAGGTTGAAAGAAAACAACAAAACCTCTATTAAAAAAGTGCGTTTGCGCACCAATGCCAACAATTGCATTATTGAATTAGAGGTAGAAACAAAGAAAAAACTACTATAG
- a CDS encoding PAAR domain-containing protein: MSLPAARVGDMHVCPMQTPGVPPIPHVGGPILPAGAAVTVLIGGVPAATVGTMCVCTGPPDSIVKGSATVLIGGKPAARMGDTTAHGGSITLGLPTVLIGG; encoded by the coding sequence ATGAGTCTTCCTGCAGCAAGAGTTGGAGATATGCATGTTTGCCCGATGCAAACACCGGGAGTTCCTCCCATTCCGCACGTTGGCGGACCTATATTACCTGCCGGTGCTGCAGTAACAGTACTTATTGGCGGTGTACCGGCTGCAACCGTTGGAACCATGTGTGTGTGTACGGGTCCACCGGATTCTATTGTAAAGGGCTCTGCTACGGTACTTATTGGCGGCAAACCTGCTGCCAGAATGGGCGATACCACCGCACATGGCGGCTCTATAACTTTGGGCTTACCAACTGTGCTCATTGGTGGATAA
- a CDS encoding TonB-dependent receptor — protein sequence MKKIYSLLLYFVFPAALIAQNATVKGVVRDAANKEPLIGVSVFTSPTNASSTNISGSYELTVPAGKSKIIFTYIGYANDTVEVDIESGKQKTLNNNLASADKELNTVVVSTSRFGKKIQQESVTMEVLKTRFVETNNITNALQAVSRTPGVTVMDGSVSIRGGSGYAYGSGSRVLMVIDELPLVTPDRGEIRWELVPMENMSQMEIIKGASTVQYGAAALNGVIHLRTAYPTDTPETRIQLYTEQIDVSNRVLKKEWQNKPEYAWWKNRKDLTYFQKPQQTGITFLHKHRFGQVDFVISGNLHSQQSHLNEEYDNRTRFTTKLKYTPKQLGGRLSIGLNSTLMYRKNGFQFWWNSINTPYVSASGVSIDERYFYAFIDPSLNYIDKKHNQHRFLGRWFYFNHCDYKTGPRAQFGMFDYQFRHDFGSLAKIIVGANNLHFSNEDGTLKNNRGNYGGIYVSGDLNYKGLSVNAGIRLEYFNLNNKTGLALLRFQNVKSNGDTVKTTLPVFRIGVNYRIGKYNYLRTSFATAYRFPSIAERFVNYSLGQLRIKENQDIQPENGYTFELGYKRSFNISNWRGYADAVVFWNEFSQMIEFQNTEIGLEKGDDGKYTLVATFQSQNVTRARIFGWELALVGEGKIGKNIDMTAQLGYTYLYPLNLAADGARKDIGFTLDRAFGTFYRPDSVNRLIMLKYRNRHVFKADIDILFYQHYRFGTSLQYYSYMDNVDAIFEIAIPDLGDYRAKHLYKGDFIWDLRFGYDLNKHVSFNFIARNVLNRFYQLRPARPNQPRAFNFQLNFKF from the coding sequence TTGAAGAAAATATACTCCCTACTGCTATATTTTGTTTTTCCTGCTGCGTTGATAGCACAAAACGCCACTGTTAAAGGCGTAGTACGCGATGCCGCCAATAAAGAGCCATTGATTGGCGTTTCTGTTTTTACCTCACCCACCAATGCCTCCTCTACCAATATTTCGGGCAGCTATGAACTTACTGTGCCGGCAGGTAAGTCGAAAATAATATTCACCTACATTGGTTATGCCAACGATACCGTAGAAGTAGATATAGAAAGCGGCAAACAAAAAACACTCAACAACAACTTGGCTTCTGCCGATAAAGAATTAAACACCGTGGTGGTAAGTACCAGCCGCTTCGGCAAAAAAATTCAACAAGAATCGGTTACCATGGAGGTGCTAAAGACAAGATTTGTTGAAACCAACAATATTACCAACGCCCTACAGGCAGTGAGCCGCACACCGGGCGTTACCGTAATGGACGGAAGCGTTTCTATACGAGGCGGTAGCGGTTATGCCTATGGCAGCGGCAGCCGTGTGCTTATGGTAATTGATGAGCTGCCACTCGTTACACCCGACCGCGGAGAAATTAGATGGGAATTGGTACCCATGGAAAACATGAGCCAAATGGAAATTATTAAAGGCGCTTCTACCGTACAATATGGTGCCGCTGCCTTAAACGGAGTAATACACCTGCGTACAGCTTACCCAACCGACACTCCCGAAACCCGCATACAGCTTTATACAGAACAAATTGATGTAAGCAACCGAGTACTAAAAAAAGAATGGCAAAACAAGCCGGAATATGCTTGGTGGAAAAACAGAAAAGACCTAACCTATTTTCAAAAACCACAGCAAACGGGCATTACCTTTTTACACAAACACCGCTTCGGGCAAGTAGATTTTGTAATTAGCGGAAACCTACACAGCCAACAATCGCACCTAAACGAAGAATACGACAACCGCACTCGCTTTACCACTAAGTTGAAATACACACCCAAACAATTGGGCGGCAGGCTTAGCATTGGGCTAAACAGTACTTTAATGTACCGTAAAAACGGTTTCCAATTTTGGTGGAATAGCATTAACACACCATATGTTTCTGCCAGTGGCGTTTCTATAGACGAAAGATATTTCTATGCCTTTATAGATCCTTCTCTAAACTACATTGATAAAAAACATAACCAACACCGCTTCTTGGGCAGATGGTTTTATTTCAACCATTGCGATTACAAAACGGGGCCTCGCGCACAATTCGGCATGTTCGACTACCAGTTTCGCCACGATTTTGGCTCTTTGGCAAAAATTATTGTAGGAGCCAACAACCTTCATTTTTCTAACGAAGACGGCACACTTAAAAACAACAGAGGTAACTACGGTGGTATTTATGTATCGGGCGATTTAAACTATAAAGGATTAAGCGTAAATGCCGGTATTCGCTTAGAATACTTTAATTTAAACAATAAAACAGGCCTGGCACTACTGCGATTCCAAAACGTGAAAAGCAATGGCGACACCGTAAAAACCACACTGCCCGTATTTAGAATAGGCGTAAACTACCGCATAGGAAAATACAACTACCTGCGCACCTCTTTTGCAACAGCATACCGCTTTCCAAGCATTGCAGAGCGTTTTGTAAATTATAGCTTAGGCCAGCTCCGCATTAAAGAAAACCAAGACATACAACCCGAAAACGGTTATACTTTTGAATTGGGCTATAAACGCAGTTTCAATATTTCTAACTGGCGCGGATATGCCGATGCGGTAGTTTTTTGGAATGAGTTTTCGCAGATGATTGAATTTCAAAACACCGAAATTGGCCTAGAAAAAGGAGACGATGGAAAATACACACTCGTAGCCACCTTCCAATCGCAAAACGTAACCCGCGCGCGAATTTTTGGTTGGGAATTAGCCTTAGTTGGGGAAGGGAAAATTGGCAAAAACATAGACATGACTGCTCAACTCGGCTACACCTATTTGTACCCACTCAATTTAGCTGCCGATGGTGCAAGAAAAGATATTGGTTTTACTTTAGACCGCGCATTTGGCACTTTCTACCGCCCCGATTCTGTAAACCGCCTTATTATGCTTAAATACAGAAACCGCCACGTATTTAAAGCAGATATTGATATTCTATTCTACCAGCACTACAGATTCGGCACTTCGCTGCAGTATTACAGCTATATGGATAACGTAGATGCTATCTTTGAAATAGCCATCCCCGACTTGGGCGACTACCGCGCCAAACACTT
- a CDS encoding ATP-dependent Clp protease ATP-binding subunit, with product MSFTDSVKKAVHIAQAHAKDFSHTTFGPAHLLKALLHKEVGLRAKLEASGKDVFYLDEWADVRIETYTKGKPTESPKPDAQAEAVFAEADNIRLKFGADDIDAIHLLISIATPGVGFSYEQLKTFGLAANELVEATIENNQVGNVIETGKSNTGNAEKKTGANALLKFCTDKTADARTGKIDEIIGRDKEIRMMAEILGRRSKPNVIIVGEPGVGKSSLVDGFALNVAKGQVPDNLKNVTLFELDFGSLVAGASYKGEVEDRLKNIVKELKQFDKAILYIDEIHQLLDKNGGASGAANLLKPELARGELTVIGATTNEEYRKYIESDDAFSRRFETVRVEEPDDATAIRMLRKIVPYYEKHHSLTVDKEALPEAIRLARRFAKERSLPDAAIDLLDRTMASVKFASNTAVAELQKLDEALTALLSSNEGEIELLNELKWFHKELHSKVSHVLTGQLEDETDINTLETSDSAATYLKDTISKLAALAENIKSHVDKTDIAAMIAHKTGIPIGKLGGQERERLMGMEGILQKRVVGQDHAIKSLSEAILEARSGLNKQGQPIGSFFLLGPTGTGKTEVAKSLAEFLFQTESAMIRFDMSEFKEEHSAALLYGAPPGYVGYEEGGVLVNKIRQQPYAIVLFDEIEKAHPSVFDIFLQILDEGKMHDRLGKEGDFSNAVILFTSNIGAENIIESFGKGVVPKSSDLLEIMANYFRPEFLARLTEIVPFAPISEKNVVKIFEIHVKSLYKSLERQGITLDISPEAKEKIALMGFTPRYGARPLTGMIRTQLRRPLSRMIIAGEIGKGSHVKLSVVDGELKWEQQ from the coding sequence ATGTCATTTACCGATTCAGTTAAAAAAGCAGTACATATTGCACAGGCACACGCTAAAGATTTTTCTCATACAACTTTTGGTCCGGCACATTTGCTTAAGGCCTTACTACATAAAGAAGTTGGCTTGCGGGCAAAATTAGAAGCCTCGGGAAAAGATGTGTTTTATTTAGATGAATGGGCAGATGTACGCATCGAAACTTATACCAAAGGAAAACCAACCGAAAGCCCCAAGCCCGATGCACAAGCCGAAGCGGTTTTCGCTGAAGCCGATAATATCCGTTTAAAGTTTGGAGCCGATGATATTGATGCCATCCATTTACTTATTTCTATTGCCACTCCGGGTGTGGGTTTTTCGTACGAGCAGCTTAAAACTTTTGGATTGGCTGCTAACGAACTGGTAGAAGCAACTATAGAAAACAACCAGGTAGGCAATGTAATAGAAACCGGAAAATCCAATACGGGTAATGCCGAAAAAAAGACCGGAGCAAACGCATTGCTTAAATTCTGTACCGACAAAACTGCTGATGCCCGTACCGGAAAAATAGATGAAATTATTGGGCGCGATAAAGAAATACGCATGATGGCAGAGATATTGGGGCGAAGAAGCAAACCCAATGTAATTATTGTTGGCGAACCGGGAGTAGGAAAGAGCTCACTGGTAGATGGTTTTGCATTAAATGTAGCTAAAGGTCAAGTACCCGATAATCTTAAAAACGTAACTTTATTTGAATTAGATTTTGGCTCGTTGGTGGCAGGAGCATCGTATAAAGGCGAAGTAGAAGATCGCCTAAAAAATATTGTAAAAGAATTGAAGCAATTCGATAAAGCAATTTTATATATAGACGAAATTCACCAATTGCTCGATAAAAATGGAGGTGCCTCCGGTGCCGCCAACTTATTGAAGCCGGAATTGGCTCGGGGCGAGCTTACAGTTATTGGCGCCACTACTAACGAAGAGTATCGTAAGTATATAGAAAGTGATGACGCATTCAGCCGTAGATTCGAAACAGTACGCGTAGAAGAGCCCGATGATGCTACCGCCATTCGCATGTTAAGAAAAATAGTGCCTTACTACGAAAAACACCACAGCTTAACCGTAGATAAAGAAGCATTACCCGAAGCCATTCGCTTGGCACGCAGGTTTGCAAAAGAACGCAGCCTGCCCGATGCCGCCATTGATTTGCTCGACCGCACAATGGCCTCGGTAAAATTTGCTTCCAATACAGCCGTGGCAGAGCTTCAAAAATTAGACGAAGCACTCACGGCACTACTTAGTTCAAACGAAGGTGAAATAGAATTGCTAAACGAATTAAAGTGGTTTCATAAAGAATTGCACAGCAAAGTAAGCCATGTACTTACCGGGCAGTTAGAAGACGAAACCGATATAAATACATTAGAAACATCGGATTCTGCGGCAACTTATCTAAAAGATACCATAAGTAAGTTGGCAGCATTGGCAGAAAACATAAAAAGCCACGTAGACAAAACCGACATTGCCGCCATGATTGCCCACAAAACAGGCATTCCAATAGGTAAATTGGGAGGGCAAGAACGCGAAAGGCTTATGGGAATGGAAGGCATACTGCAAAAACGCGTGGTAGGGCAAGACCACGCCATAAAATCGCTGAGCGAAGCCATTTTAGAAGCCCGTTCGGGATTAAATAAGCAGGGGCAGCCTATTGGTTCGTTTTTTCTTTTAGGGCCAACCGGAACCGGTAAAACCGAAGTGGCAAAATCATTGGCAGAGTTTTTGTTCCAAACTGAGTCGGCTATGATTCGTTTCGATATGAGCGAATTTAAAGAAGAACACTCCGCAGCACTGCTCTATGGCGCGCCTCCGGGATATGTTGGATACGAAGAAGGGGGTGTGTTGGTAAATAAAATCCGCCAACAGCCTTATGCCATTGTTTTATTCGATGAAATAGAAAAAGCCCACCCCTCGGTATTCGATATTTTCCTCCAAATTTTAGATGAAGGGAAAATGCACGATCGCTTAGGAAAAGAAGGCGATTTTAGCAATGCCGTTATTCTGTTTACTTCCAATATTGGAGCCGAAAATATTATTGAAAGTTTTGGAAAAGGCGTAGTGCCTAAATCCAGCGATTTGCTTGAAATAATGGCAAACTATTTCCGCCCGGAATTTTTAGCACGTCTTACAGAAATAGTACCCTTTGCTCCAATTAGTGAAAAGAATGTGGTAAAAATCTTTGAAATTCATGTAAAAAGCCTGTATAAGAGCTTAGAAAGACAAGGAATTACACTCGACATTTCGCCCGAAGCAAAAGAAAAAATTGCACTAATGGGTTTTACTCCGCGTTACGGAGCCCGCCCGCTTACAGGCATGATACGCACCCAATTACGAAGACCACTTTCGCGCATGATTATTGCCGGAGAAATAGGCAAAGGAAGCCATGTAAAACTAAGTGTGGTTG